A genomic stretch from Vicia villosa cultivar HV-30 ecotype Madison, WI unplaced genomic scaffold, Vvil1.0 ctg.000488F_1_1, whole genome shotgun sequence includes:
- the LOC131628888 gene encoding uncharacterized mitochondrial protein AtMg00810-like → MEEEFEIRLTGELNYFFGLKIKQLNEGTFMCQTKYFPELLKRFGISDAKSIDTPMPTKGNLDKDIYGKDVDVKKYRDMIGSLLYLIAYRPDIMFGVYMCVRYQSPHKESHL, encoded by the coding sequence ATGGAAGAGGAATTTGAGATAAGGTTAACGGGGGAGTTGAATTACTTTTTTGGACTTAAAATCAAGCAACTCAATGAGGGAACATTCATGTGCCAAACAAAGTATTTCCCCGAATTGCTAAAACGATTCGGTATTAGTGATGCAAAATCAATTGATACACCAATGCCAACAAAGGGAAATTTGGACAAAGATATATATGGTAAGGATGTTGATGTCAAGAAATATAGAGATATGATTGGTTCTCTTTTATATCTTATTGCATATAGGCCGGACATAATGTTTGGTGTTTATATGTGCGTTCGATATCAATCACCTCACAAGGAATCACATCTATAA